A segment of the Terribacillus aidingensis genome:
TGCATACCGCCAATCACATCACCGATTGCATAAATATGGGATTCATTCGTTTGGTAAAAATTATTTGTCTGGATAAACCCTTGCTCTGATAACTGGATATCGGTATTTTTGAGCCCGATGTCCCCGACATTTGCTGTACGGCCAACAGAGACGAGAATTTTATCAGACACAAAAACTTGCTCTTCCCCATTCATCTGTGCTGTGACTGTCACGCTGCTGTCACCAGCTTCAGCACTCTCCACTTGCACATTCGTATGGATTACGATGCCTCGCTTTTTAAGCTGCTTAAACATTTCCTTGCTGATCTGTTCGTCCTCTGTTGGAAGAATACGGTCCTGATACTCGAGTATGGTAACCTTTGTACCGAGATCATGAAGCATCGATGCCCACTCGATCCCGATTACACCTCCGCCGATAATTGTCATGCTTTCCGGAAGTTCCTGCAGCGCCAACGCGCCTTCAGAACTAAGGATTTTTGATTCATCAAAATCGATACCCGGTAAGGAACGCGGAGAGGAACCTGTCGCAACGACTACGTTTTTCGGAAGTAGAATTTCATTTTCACTGCCGTCAGCAAATTCCACAGAAATCGTTCCTGCCGTTGGAGAGAAGATGGAAGGTCCGAGAATACGGCCGTATCCTTGGAAGACGTCAATTTTCCCTTTTTTCATCAAATGCTGAACCCCGCGATGCAGCTGATCGATGATTTTTTCTTTTCTTTGCTGTACCCCTGAAAAGTCCAGACGCACATCTGATGTTTGTATACCGAAAGCTGCTGCTTCCTTTGTCTGCCGGTAGACTTCAGCCGAACGGAGCAATGCCTTGGATGGGATGCATCCTCTATGCAAGCAAGTTCCGCCAAGCTCTGCTTTTTCCACTATTGCTGTTTTTAACCCTAACTGGGAAGCACGGATGGCGGCCACGTAACCGCCCGTACCGCCTCCTAAGATGACAATGTCATATTCTCTTACCATTGTTTCTGCCTCCTATACGACATAAACTTTCGCCGCTTCTTCTTTTCGCATGACACGAAGCGCGCCTTCTGTCAGGGCACGAAGCTCGTTTTCGCCTGGATACACAAGCACATCGGCAATCCAGCTCACCCGATCCTTCATCATCAAGATGAACAGCTCGTCATGTGCAAGACCTCCAGTCACTGCAATGGCATCTACTTCCCCTGAGAGAACAACGCTCATTGCCCCGACCTCTTTCGCTGTTTGATACACCATGCCTTCAAAAATCATCTTTGCCTCTTTATCACCTTTTTTGATCCTGTCAGCGATAAGTCTTCCATCATTTGTACCGAGGTAACCCATGAATCCGCCCTTGGTCGTCAGCATTTTCATCAGCTGATCCTTTGTGTAGGAACCGCTCAGCGCCAGCTCTATTAAATCTCCGGCAGGAACTGTCCCTGCCCGTTCAGGCGTATAAGGCCCTTCCCCGCTCAAACCATTGTTCACATCGATCACGCGTCCATGATGATGCGCACCGACAGTAATGCCGCCACCAAGGTGAACGACAATAATATTCGATTCCTCGTAGCTCTTATCTTTGGCAGCTGCCGCTTTTCGTGCAATAGCCTTATGGTTCAATGCATGGAAGATGCTCTTTCTCTCCACACCAGGCAAACCGGAAAGCCGTGCCAGCGGATCCAATTCATCAACCACGACAGGATCGGTGATGAAAGCCGGTATCTGAAGGCTGCTTGCGATTTCATAAGCAATCAATCCTCCCAAATTGGAGGCATGTTCACCATTATAGCCCGTTTTAAGATCAGCAAGCATCGCTTCGTTCACACGGTATGTACCGCCCTCAAGCGGACGGAGCAGTCCGCCGCGTGCACAGACCGCAGTTAGCTTGGACACGTTAATACCTTCGAAATCCAATGCATCCAAGATGATTTGTTTCCGAAATTGGTACTGATCCATTACTCTTTCATATCCGCCGATATCTTCTAAATCATGGCGGATCACTCGTTCAAAAATGTTATGCTCGTCATCAAACACACCGATTTTCGTAGAAGTAGAACCTGGATTAATAGCTAAAATACGGTTTTCTGCTTTCTGCACGCGGTTTCCCCCTCGTTTTTATCTTCTGCTTAAAGTATGATGACCGTTACGCAGGAATTGGCTTCTGGATCTGCGCATTGTTTCAATTCTTTCTTCAGCCATTCTATCAGCAGCAATACTAGTCGGAATGTCATCACGCTTAGCGATTTCGAATACGCGCTGCAAGCTGTCATAAATTGTCTCTACTTTACGAAGCGCACGCTCTCTGTTATAGCCATGCAATTCGTCCTCAACGTTGATAACACCGCCAGAGTTGATCACATAATCTGGTGCGTACACAATGCCGCGTTCGAATAGGATCTGTCCATGATGTTCTTCTTTCAGCTGGTTGTTCGCAGCTCCAGCTACTACTTTCGCTTTCAATACACGCAATGTATCATCATTGATTACTGCGCCTAGAGCACAAGGAGCAAAGATATCACATTCGACACCATAAATATCATCAGGATCTACCGCTGTTGCTCCGAATGTTTCTACTGCTTTTTGTACGGCTTCCTTGTTAATGTCAGTAACAATCAGCTTGGCACCTTCTGCATGGAGATGCTCACACAAAGCATAAGCAACATTCCCAATACCTTGGACAGCAATTGTTTTTCCTTCCAAGCTGTCATCACCAAATGCTTCTTTAGCAGATGCCTTGATTCCTTTGTATACGCCATAAGCTGTTACTGGCGACGGGTTGCCTGAAGATCCAGATTCTGCAGAGATACCTGTTACGAAATCCGTTTCAGTATGGATAAGTTCCATATCCTCTACTGTAGTACCAACATCCTCTGCTGTAATGTAGCGTCCATTCAAAGATTGTACGTAACGTCCGAATGCACGGAACATCGCTTCGTTCTTGTCTTTTTTCGGATCCCCGATAATAACCGTTTTTCCTCCGCCAAGATTCAGTCCAGCTGCAGCATTTTTGTACGTCATGCCTTTTGCCAGACGAAGTGCATCAACGATTGCCTCTTCTTCAGTTGCATAAGTCCACATTCTAGTACCGCCAAGAGCCGGACCGAGAGTTGTATCATGAATTGCGATGATCGCTTTCAAACCGGATTCTTTGTCCTGGCAAAGGACTAGCTGTTCGTAATCGTATTGTTCCAACGTTTCAAAGATCTTCATCTTAGTTCCTCCTAGGCAAGTGATGCTGCCGCTATCGCGAAGCATATTGCATAATATTTACTAGTGCTGTCGTCCGCTCGAGATGTAAGGATGACAGGTGAATTTGTTCCGATAAGTAAAGAAGCACTTACGGCTCCTGCTGTATAAGTGAATGATTTGTAAAGCATATTTCCGCTTTCGATTTCCGGTACCATTAGGATGTCTGCATCTCCCGCAACAGGTGAATCTATTTTCTTGATGGCAGCAGATTGGGCAGATAATGCACTATCGAGTGCGAGAGGCCCGTCAATCTGGCAATCCTTAATCTGTCCGCGCTGCTGCATGACAGATAGCAGCGCCGCATCAGTTGTCGCCGGCATGGCCGAGTTCACCTTTTCCGTAGCGGCAAGTGCGGCGATCTTCGGTTCTGCGTGGAGCATCTTAACATAGATAGATACGGCATTATCCAAAATCTTCTTCTTTATCTCCAGCGATGGCGCGATATTTATACCTGCATCCGTCAGGAAAAGCAATTTATGATAAGAAGGAATATCGAAAATGGCGAGCTGGGACAGGATGCTCCCTGGTTTAAGCGTCGTTTTATCTTTCAATATCTTACCTGCCAGCACGTCAGTACTGACAATTCCTTTCATCAGCAAATCCGCTTTGCCTGATTTCCAGGCTTCTATTGCCATATCTGCGGCTCTGTCTGCAGATGATGCATGAATACACGTGATTTCCTCTTCTGTCAGCTGTTCTTCCTTTATATACTGCTTTAGCCGGTCAATATCTCCATACAGCAGAAACGTTGCCAGCTGCTGATCGGTCGCTTTTTTTACTGCCTTAAGAATGGAAGGGTCGTCCGCAGCTGCGATTGCAATCGAAAATCCTTGCTTCGCAGCTGCCATTTTTTCAAGAGCGGTAAACTTATGCATCGTATTCTTCCTTCCCCCATTATGAAAAATCTTGCATGCCACTTCTATCAAAATCATATTTATCCATCTTATAGTATAGATTACGAATCGACACTCCAAGCTGATCTGCCGTCGCTTTTTTGTTAAAGTCGTTCGCCCGCAAAGCAGATTCAATCAGCTTCTTCTCCAAGTTCTCCACCTGTTCCTGTAACGTGCCCGCTAAGGATTGCTGATCCAAGGAAGACATCTGCAGATGCTTCGGAAGGATAACATGTTCCGTCTTCTCCATAAATGTCATCGCTTGGGCTATGGTTGTTTCCAGCTCTTTTACATTATGGAACCATTTCTTGTCTTTCAATACGTCTATTGATGCTTCAGAAACAGATTGAACCGAACATTGCAGCAGCTGATTCTGCTTGTGGACAATTGTGGATAACAATCCTTCGAAATCTTTCATCCGTTCGACTAAAGCCGGAATATAGATTGTTATACGCTTCAGTCTTTCAAAAAAAGGCTCATAAAATCTCTTTTCAAATACTGCGCGTTCTAAAGGATGACGAGCACTGACTATTATCCTGACGTCCACTTTTTTTGATTTACCGGAAGTGCGCTGCAGTTTACCTGTAGCCATGAAATCCGAGAGCTTCTCCTGAATACGAAGCGGCATACCATCAACATCATCAAGAAACAGCGTACCGCCGTCACTTTTTTCTATCATTCCAGTAGAGTGACTGTTGCGCAGAGATCCGAAAAGCTGTTTTTCCAAACTCTCTTCATCACCGACTGTACAATCGATACGGATAAACGGCCGATGACGTCGTTTGCTTTCATTATGAATGATAGCTGCAAACATACCCTTGCCTACACCGGCATCTCCACGCAAAAGACAAGGCGCATCCGCATTGACAGCGAATTTGACTTGTTCAAGTGTTACCTGCATCGTTTCCGAATCAGATATGACATCCTTCAGTGTGTACTTGTTTTCCAAACTGCGGATAATCTTCCGGGCCCGCTGCACTTCATCCTGCAGTTCATGCAGCTCCGAGATATCGTGCAGGACCCCCACGCTCCCGCGCAGTTTCCCATCAACAATGATTGGTGCCGCATTGACCATCATTTCCTTACCATGCTTACCGACACGCATCCGGGCACCCGTAGCTGGTCTGCGTGTCCGAAGAACCTGCATATGCAAGCTCTCCCCTTCCATGATGTCTGTCACTGCCGGTTTTCCGACAATCTGTTCAGGAGTATATCCTGTCAGACGCGTATAGGCAGGATTAACAATCAAACCAATGCCATTTTCATCTACGACACTGATTGCCTCCTGCGAGGAGTCGATGATAGCTTCCAGCATTGACTTCACTTCTCTAACATCAGTAAGCTTTTCTGCCAAAGCAACGATATCGACCGTTCTCTTCATAACTGTAAAAGCACCGGTTACTTCCTCTTGATCATTTTCCATCGGAGCACAGGTATAGACAATTTCAATACCGGAAGGGAGTCTTAGCTGTTCATCCACATAACGTTCCCTTTTCCGAATGGTTTCTGGCAGCTTGGAATCTGGCATAACAGTTGCTATCGGTTTCCCCAACAATTGACTCTTCTTGCTGCCAAGCAGTTTTTCAGCTGCTTCGTTTATATATATAATTTCGTCCTGGCGATTGACGCACAAGACCCCCTCATGCAAGTACTCCAGCGTTTTACTGCGAAACTGCTGGTTATTATATGTAGAAGTATTCTCTGTCTCTTCTTGAGTTGCGAATGCTAGTATCAGCTGTGCACTTTGTCCGGATATGATCTCCGCCTTGCAGGTAGTCGGTTCAAGATAATCCGCTAATCTCTCTGATGTTTCCAGCACAAAGTCGACATGATCAAGCGCTTCCGCTATCACGTCTTTCCAAAGAGGGATATCTAATCGCTCAGCTTGATATTTCACAATGGCGCTAGGCTGTTTGACTAGCATCCCGATTATCCGGAAGCCTTTTTTTCGTTGGAACAGCTTGATGAATTGGACTGCTTCTTCTCCGGCCCCAACAACGAGTAAATGTTTCAATATGATCACATCCTGCAAAGTTTTGCACATATATAGACTAAACTAGTCTGCAGAAATTAGCAATAATAAGATTTTTGGCATGCAAGGAGTGGCTTTTTATCCGAAGTTATAACTAAATCATACCCCTGACGCAGTCTTTTATTCCGTCAAAAGACCCCAAATATATCCGCGTACTTTTGCGTATTTCGTATTGCAAAGAATTTCATTTATGTATTTCTTTGTTTCATTCGTCCAACGAAGCAAAATCCCGACGCTATTAAAGGATCACCATACCTTGCATAGGCGAAACTTTTAAAGCATTCGTCCTTTGAGCGTCATACAATAGCTTCTTTTATTCTGCAGTATGGAGTAGGTATGGTATTGCCGATATCGCAGTAGTGACCTACAGCTACCACTGATTCTGTATAAATAGATTATTGAGCTGGCAAAAAAAGAATGGCCGAAGAAGGTTTTAGCAACCAAGCAAACAGTAATTCTTGGGGTTTTCGGAGAATTGAAGTAAAAAGAAGAAATAGAAAGCCCTTTCAAAAGATTGAAAGCACTATTAGATAATTGCAATTAAGTTACCTGAAAACACGAACGAAAGAGCAACCCGACTCCAGCTCTACAGAGATAAAGTAAAAAATCCGAACAACGCCAAAGAAGACGCTGTCCGGATTTTTTAATTCTGGAAAAATGCTTGATACAAAGATTGCACTGCTTCATTAATCTGACGTGCTTTGACACCGAACATCAAGGATACTTCAGAAGAGCCTTGGTTGATCATTTCGATGTTTATATTCGCATCACTAAACGCCTTCGTCGCAGTACTTGAAACGCCAATTGTCTCAATCATACCTTGTCCGACAATCATGATCATCGCCAGATCACGATCAATCGATACTTGATCTGCTTTGAGTTCCTCTTTAAGACGACGGACAACTACCGCTTCTTTGTCTGGAGGCAGCTGACTTTCACGCAGAATGACACTCATATCATCGATACCAGATGGCGCATGCTCGAAGGAAATATTTTCTTCTTCAAGTATTTGCAGCAGTTTCCTTCCGAACCCTAGCTCGCGGTTCATTAAGTATTTGCTGATATAGATACTCAAGAAGCCTGTATCACTGGCGATTCCGATTACTGGATTACCGGACACTTTCCTTTCGGCAACTATCATCGTACCAGGCGCAGATGGATTGTTTGTATTTTTCACACATACTGGTATTTTAGCTTGGAAAGCAGGAATCAGCGCTTCATCATGGAAAACTGAAAAACCTGCATAAGACAACTCTCGCATTTCCCGGTATGTCAACGTGTTGATCTCTTTTGGATTATCGACGATATTCGGATTTACACTGTACACGCTATCCACGTCGGTGAAGTTTTCATATAAGGAAGCTTTCACTCCCGCACTTACGATAGAACCAGTAATATCCGACCCGCCTCTTGGGAATGTTGCAAGCTTCCCTTCTTTTGTGTAGCCGAAGAAACCTGGAATGACAAGCACTCCATCACGGTCACGAAGCTTGTATAAAAGCTCAAAGCTCTCATCCAATATTCGAGCACCGCCTAACTCTTCTCTCACTAACAAACCAGCTTCTTGGGGATTCACATAAGCTGCTTGCACTCCTAATTTATT
Coding sequences within it:
- a CDS encoding Glu/Leu/Phe/Val dehydrogenase — its product is MKIFETLEQYDYEQLVLCQDKESGLKAIIAIHDTTLGPALGGTRMWTYATEEEAIVDALRLAKGMTYKNAAAGLNLGGGKTVIIGDPKKDKNEAMFRAFGRYVQSLNGRYITAEDVGTTVEDMELIHTETDFVTGISAESGSSGNPSPVTAYGVYKGIKASAKEAFGDDSLEGKTIAVQGIGNVAYALCEHLHAEGAKLIVTDINKEAVQKAVETFGATAVDPDDIYGVECDIFAPCALGAVINDDTLRVLKAKVVAGAANNQLKEEHHGQILFERGIVYAPDYVINSGGVINVEDELHGYNRERALRKVETIYDSLQRVFEIAKRDDIPTSIAADRMAEERIETMRRSRSQFLRNGHHTLSRR
- the lpdA gene encoding dihydrolipoyl dehydrogenase, with product MVREYDIVILGGGTGGYVAAIRASQLGLKTAIVEKAELGGTCLHRGCIPSKALLRSAEVYRQTKEAAAFGIQTSDVRLDFSGVQQRKEKIIDQLHRGVQHLMKKGKIDVFQGYGRILGPSIFSPTAGTISVEFADGSENEILLPKNVVVATGSSPRSLPGIDFDESKILSSEGALALQELPESMTIIGGGVIGIEWASMLHDLGTKVTILEYQDRILPTEDEQISKEMFKQLKKRGIVIHTNVQVESAEAGDSSVTVTAQMNGEEQVFVSDKILVSVGRTANVGDIGLKNTDIQLSEQGFIQTNNFYQTNESHIYAIGDVIGGMQLAHVASREGMIAVEHIAGVQTESLDYSMVPACVYSFPETASVGLTEAQAKAEGHSVKTGKMSFQAIGKALVYGETEGFVKIIADEKTNDLLGVHMIGPHVTDMISEAALAKLLDATPWEIGQTIHPHPTLSEIIGEAALAVDGEQIHG
- a CDS encoding phosphate acyltransferase, whose translation is MHKFTALEKMAAAKQGFSIAIAAADDPSILKAVKKATDQQLATFLLYGDIDRLKQYIKEEQLTEEEITCIHASSADRAADMAIEAWKSGKADLLMKGIVSTDVLAGKILKDKTTLKPGSILSQLAIFDIPSYHKLLFLTDAGINIAPSLEIKKKILDNAVSIYVKMLHAEPKIAALAATEKVNSAMPATTDAALLSVMQQRGQIKDCQIDGPLALDSALSAQSAAIKKIDSPVAGDADILMVPEIESGNMLYKSFTYTAGAVSASLLIGTNSPVILTSRADDSTSKYYAICFAIAAASLA
- a CDS encoding sigma 54-interacting transcriptional regulator, whose protein sequence is MKHLLVVGAGEEAVQFIKLFQRKKGFRIIGMLVKQPSAIVKYQAERLDIPLWKDVIAEALDHVDFVLETSERLADYLEPTTCKAEIISGQSAQLILAFATQEETENTSTYNNQQFRSKTLEYLHEGVLCVNRQDEIIYINEAAEKLLGSKKSQLLGKPIATVMPDSKLPETIRKRERYVDEQLRLPSGIEIVYTCAPMENDQEEVTGAFTVMKRTVDIVALAEKLTDVREVKSMLEAIIDSSQEAISVVDENGIGLIVNPAYTRLTGYTPEQIVGKPAVTDIMEGESLHMQVLRTRRPATGARMRVGKHGKEMMVNAAPIIVDGKLRGSVGVLHDISELHELQDEVQRARKIIRSLENKYTLKDVISDSETMQVTLEQVKFAVNADAPCLLRGDAGVGKGMFAAIIHNESKRRHRPFIRIDCTVGDEESLEKQLFGSLRNSHSTGMIEKSDGGTLFLDDVDGMPLRIQEKLSDFMATGKLQRTSGKSKKVDVRIIVSARHPLERAVFEKRFYEPFFERLKRITIYIPALVERMKDFEGLLSTIVHKQNQLLQCSVQSVSEASIDVLKDKKWFHNVKELETTIAQAMTFMEKTEHVILPKHLQMSSLDQQSLAGTLQEQVENLEKKLIESALRANDFNKKATADQLGVSIRNLYYKMDKYDFDRSGMQDFS
- a CDS encoding aspartate kinase; the protein is MKVAKFGGSSVASAEQLRKVAQIVKADQERKFIVVSAPGKRDKADTKVTDLLIAIGEAHSKGEDVSTQVEKVLSRFRVIVEELELDNNLIEQIEDQLKGILADSIPAVNTMDALKATGEDSLAKVFSAYLNKLGVQAAYVNPQEAGLLVREELGGARILDESFELLYKLRDRDGVLVIPGFFGYTKEGKLATFPRGGSDITGSIVSAGVKASLYENFTDVDSVYSVNPNIVDNPKEINTLTYREMRELSYAGFSVFHDEALIPAFQAKIPVCVKNTNNPSAPGTMIVAERKVSGNPVIGIASDTGFLSIYISKYLMNRELGFGRKLLQILEEENISFEHAPSGIDDMSVILRESQLPPDKEAVVVRRLKEELKADQVSIDRDLAMIMIVGQGMIETIGVSSTATKAFSDANINIEMINQGSSEVSLMFGVKARQINEAVQSLYQAFFQN
- the buk gene encoding butyrate kinase — its product is MQKAENRILAINPGSTSTKIGVFDDEHNIFERVIRHDLEDIGGYERVMDQYQFRKQIILDALDFEGINVSKLTAVCARGGLLRPLEGGTYRVNEAMLADLKTGYNGEHASNLGGLIAYEIASSLQIPAFITDPVVVDELDPLARLSGLPGVERKSIFHALNHKAIARKAAAAKDKSYEESNIIVVHLGGGITVGAHHHGRVIDVNNGLSGEGPYTPERAGTVPAGDLIELALSGSYTKDQLMKMLTTKGGFMGYLGTNDGRLIADRIKKGDKEAKMIFEGMVYQTAKEVGAMSVVLSGEVDAIAVTGGLAHDELFILMMKDRVSWIADVLVYPGENELRALTEGALRVMRKEEAAKVYVV